The window ATGTCATGCCGGTTACATCAGGTACCAAAGGTTTTTCGACAGTATTCCCGACCCATTGAATGGACTTGTTGGAAATACTCGATTTCACCCAAGTTTCAGATCCTGCATAGTGGTTAGATATACCCATGCTGTTGCAAATCATTTGCAACTCAGCAGCTTTCCCGGCTTTGATATAAGGGAATTCCTCATTGTTTGCCCGGACAATGTTTTCATCCTTGGTTTCAATTTGTTGGATGTTCATGTCTTGGGCATAAATTTTATCTGCAATTTCCTTAAATACCGGCGCTGAAATATCCCCTCCATAGGCATTGAAACCTTTGGGACTGTCAATAACCACAATGGCACTGTATTTAGGTTTTTCTGCAGGAAAATAACCCACAAAAGACGTGTAATATTTTTGGGTATACCGGCCATTGATTAATTTCTGTGCAGTTCCCGTTTTTCCTGCAATGGAATATGTGTCCGTAGAAATATTGCTTGCAGTTCCTTTTTCAACCACTCCTTTAAGAAGGTCCTGTAGAGTGTTTATTGTTTTATTGGAGGCGATACTTCTTGTCAATGTTTCTGTTTCAAATTCTTCTTCAATGCTATTGCCTCTAGAGATTTGTTGCACAATCATTGGCTTTACCATTCTTCCTCCATTGGCAACGGCATTGTATAAAGTAAGTGTTTGCAGCGGTGTTATTTTTATTTCATAACCGATAGACATCCATGGCAAGGTAGTTCCGTACCAATTTTTATCATCAGGGTGCTTGAAATAGGGGATACCCTCACCTTTTAGTTGGAAACCAAGGGGATTGTCAAGTTTTGCTTTCTCAATATAATCGATAAACCTTTGGGGCTGATGACCAAAATGTTCATCTACCAACTTTGAAATGCCAACATTTGAAGACTTTTCAAATACTTCCCTAATGCTCAGCATGCCATAGCCACCGCGCTTGGCATCCCTCATGTATCGGTCATAAAATTTATAACTTCCATTTCCGGTGTCTACACTATCGTTTAAATTGATCTTGCCTTCTTCCAATAATGCCATCATTGATAGCAACTTAAAAGTGGATCCCGGTTCTGTCAATCCTTGCTCTCCTACAGCATAATTGTAATATTCTCCATAGCCGTGAGACTGCTTGTTTTTTTCCAAATTGGCAATGGCCTTAATATGACCTGTGGCTACTTCCATTACAATCACCGAACCAAAGGCAGCATCCTTGTTGATAAGCTGTTTTAAGAGCACAGATTCCGCTACATCTTGGATATTGACATCAAGGGTGGTGACAATATCAAAACCATCTGTAGGTTTGATGTCATCTGCATCATGCAGAGGCTTCCAACTTCCTCCGACGATTTTTTGAAACAAAGCTTCCCCATTTCTTCCTTGTAAGTATTCGTTAAAGCTGTATTCCAAACCTGCTCCATATTGATCTTCATTCAAAAAGCCGACTGTTCTTCCGGCTAAATTTTTAAATGGGCGATATCGTTTGTCAATTTTTTCGAATATAACTCCACCTCCCATTCTTCCTTTTTTGAAGATAGGCCACTTGGACATGGTCAATTTTTCTTGGTAGTTTATTTGTCTTCTATTTAGAATCAAATATTTCTTACCATCATTCCGGGCGTCGAGAATCATTCTTTTATAAGCATTCGCTGACCTGTCCTTGTAAAATGCAGCCAAGTTTCTGGAAAGTGAGTCTACACTTGATTTCCAGTCCGGGCTTTTGTCAATGGAAGGATCTAGGGCCACCCTGTAAAATGGAAGGCTCGTAGCCAAAAGACTACCATCTGCACCATAGATATTCCCCCTTGTGGCTTTTACAGGCCGGTATTGCAAGTTGATCTCCTCAGACAACTGAGCCCACTTGTCACCTTCAACAACCTGAATTACACCAATTCTATAAAAAATAGAAATGGCAATAAGTGTTACTGCCAAAAAGGAAAGCCTTACACGGAGCAATATGGATTTTTTTATATTCACTTTTCCAATATTAATTTCTGTGGCGGTTCTTCAATTTCAATAATGCCTAATGGCTGTATTTTTTTTGCTACTTCAGATTGTTTACTTGCAAACATGTATTCCGCTTCCAAAGTAGTAACATCAGCCCGAAGGTCTTCTACTTCTTGTTGAAGCCGATCTATTTTCCGGATGGTATTTTCAGCTTTATAATTACTCCATATATAAGCCATTGCCAGAAAAGAGGCATATAGCAGTGGGAGTACCAATTTAATTGGAACGTTTTCCCCCACAATTGCACTCATGTCAAGCTTTTGCTCAATAAAGGCAAAAGGGTTGAATTTCGATTTTTTTTGCTCCCGGGAGGACTTAATCGGTTTTTTAAAAGTATTTCTTCCCATGATCAAAGTTTTTTAGCGATTCTCAACTTGGCACTTCTAGCTCTTTTATTGGTGTCAATCTCTTCTTGTGTTGCGATGATTGGCTTTCTGCTGACCGGTTCAAGGGGTCGGACAGGATTACCATAAAAGTCTTTCTCAAGTTCACCATGAAGTTTTCCTTTGGTGATGATGTTTTTAACCAGACGGTCTTCCAAGGAATGATAACTCATTATTACCAATCTCCCATCTTTTTTTAACAACTTGGTACTTTGTTCCAACATCTCTTCCAACGCAATCATTTCCTGATTAACCTCTATCCGCAATGCCTGGAATACTTGTGCTGAATATTTGGCATATTTTCCTCTCGGAGCATACTTGTCAAGAAGATCTTTAAACTCCGGAATGGAATCAAAAGGGGTATTTGCCCTGGCCGACACAATGGCTCTGGCAAGGGTTTTTGCGTTTTTAATTTCCCCATAAATGCCAAAAATCTTATGAAGAGATTGCTCATCATACGTATTCAATATACTTGCAGCCGACAAATCACCGGACTGACTCATACGCATGTCTAATTTACCCTCAAATCTTGTGGAAAAACCCCTAGAAGGTTCGTCTATTTGGTGAGAAGAAACGCCTAAATCTGCCAAAATTCCATCGACTTTATCTACCCCGTATATTTTTAAGTACCGACGTAAGTCACGAAAGTTTGCCATGACAAAAGTAAAGTTTTCATCATTCGGAGCATTTTTTTCTGCATCAGGATCCTGATCAAAACCATACAAGTGCCCCTTGTCCAGCTTTTCTAAAATTCCACGAGAATGCCCTCCTCCACCAAAGGTCAGGTCTATGTAGATGCCATTGGGGTTAATGTTTAACCCTGAAAGGCATTCCTCAAGCATTACGGGAATATGGTAAGCTGTATTATGCACTTCTACCTAAGAATTTTTTGTTTAAATCACTGAATTTTTCTTCCTCTTTACCCATGAACTCATCATAACATTCCGGGTTCCATATTTCAATCTTTGTACCTATGCCAATCACTATAGCTTCCTTTTCCAATTTAGCATGACGTAACATGGTTTTGCTGATAACAAATCTTCCTGTGGCATCTAATTCAACAGGAGATTCCCTTCTAAAAAAAGATCTCTTGAAAAACCTTACTTCATCATCTGTATCATCAAGACTAGCAAGTTTGCTATGGTCTTTTTTTACTTCGACCATAGGTATCAATTCAAGACATGGCTCCAAACCTTTGCGTAGCATCATTTCCTGACCCAAGGATTCAGGGAGTAAAGCCTTCATTTTTGAAGGCAAAACCAACCTGCCCTTGGCATCCAGTTTACACTCAAACTCACCGGTGAATGATGCCATATCTGATCTTCCTGCTAATTGATTACAAAAGTAGTAAATAGCTAAACACTTTTTACCACTTTGCCCCACTTTTTACCACATTGCTATAAAAGTATCCAAAACTAACTAGAAACACAATTATTTTATAAAAAAATAATAGCATGAGAAGGGGCTTGCAATTGGCTATAAATCAGCTGTTAATAGGGGGTTAATCATAGGTTTTATGCAATGTAGGCCAGATTTTGAGGGAGTTTCGACCTTATAAATCGATAGGAATTTTACATGGAGTCAAAGTGGGAGGAATTCCCGTAAGATTTTCGATTATTTAGGATAAAGAGGCTTTAAGCCTTATTTTTTCCTTTCAATGGTATAAGTTACCAGTGTAGCCAAAGAATTTTTGAAGGGAGACTCGGGAAAGTTTTCCAAGAGGGCCAATGCTTCTTGGTAGTAATTGTTCATTATTTTCTGCGCGTATTCAAGCCCACCGGATTTCTTGACAAAATCTATAATTTCGTTGATCGTTCCTTTGTTCTCACTTTTATTCCTGATCTTATAAATTATTTTTTTTCTGTCTACCCAAGAAGCATTTTGGAGGGCATAGATAAGGGGTAGAGTCATTTTTTTCTCCTTAATGTCTATGCCAACAGGTTTTCCAACCACATCTTCCCCATAGTCAAAAAGATCATCTTTGATTTGAAAAGCCATGCCTACTTTTTCTCCGAAAAGCCGCATTTTTTCGATGGTTTCCTCAGAGGAACCTGTGGTGGCAGCACCCACAGCACAGCATGAAGCAATAAGGCTGGCTGTTTTTTGACGGATAATGGTATAGTAGACATCTTCTGTAATGTCAAGTTTTCTTGCTTTTGATATTTGCAAAAGTTCGCCTTCGCTCATTTCTTTTACAGCGTTTGAGACAATCTTAAGTAGATCAAAATCACCATTGTCAACACTCAAAAGTAGGCCTCTTGATAAGAGGTAATCTCCTACCAAGACAGCAATTTTGTTTTTCCACAGGGCATTGATAGAAAAAAATCCTCGTCTATAATTTGCATCGTCCACCACATCATCATGCACCAGAGTGGCTGTATGCAATAACTCAATCAAAGCGGCACCTCGGTAGGTAGATTCTGAAATCGAACCACTCACTCCCGCGGTCAGGAAAACAAACATCGGCCGCATCTGTTTTCCCTTTCTCCGGACGATATACTGAGTAATATGATCCAATAATTTCACCTTACTTTGCATGAAAGTGCGAAATTTCTTTTCAAAATCGGCCATCTCGGTGGCTATCGGGGCTTGTATCTGCTTTAAATCTTGATTCATTTGAGCTTTAGATGTTGCAATAATACAATCTATTCCACCATTGACAAAGCCGGTCAAATGATAATTCTGCAAATGAATTTTATTTTTGGTTATCTTTGATCAACTAAACTGCATAAACTTGACCGACGACTATATCAAACACAAGTATGAACCTATACTTCCGAAGAAGGATGAATGGCCTGTGGTGAAATTAAGTAAAAGCCGCAAAGCATTTATTCACCAGGTGGTGACGTCTAGTGTTAAGAATATTAAGGGGCTTACTGGGAATCAGTTACAGGCAATAAAAGAAGGACTTGAAGTCACTCTTTTTAGAGAAAGGATGAGGATCAAACAAAATTCTTGGGCTGTAGATCCGGAAGACGAAGAGGAGTTTTGGGCAGAAGTAAAGGCTTCTCTCTTGGCCATGGATGCCGAACAACAACTAGATGATCAAAAAAAGAAAGCGAGGTATTATGAAGTGCTTACGCGAATTACCAGCAGGTATGCTGAAGAAATAGCGAGTAATTTTAAACACAGCCATTATAAAATGACGAGAAGGCTTGTGTCCTTTGGTTTCTCCCGATTATTGAATACTTCGAGAGTTAAAGGTTTCAAATCAATATTTAGTAACCAATACAGACTTCAGGATAAAATACAAATTATAGGGGAGACTGATCAAATCAGAGATTTGGCCTCAAAGGGAACCATCGTAATGGTACCTACCCACTTTAGTAATTTAGATAGTATTTTGATTGGGTGGACCATCAGTACCTTAGGATTGCCCCCATTTATCTATGGCGCAGGACTGAACCTCTTTAATATAGGGATATTCGCTTACTTTATGAATGCCTTGGGAGCCTATAAAGTGGACAGGAGAAAAAAGAACCAAATCTACCTTGAAACACTAAAAACTTACTCCAGAGAAGCCATTCAATTTGGTTGTCACAGTCTCTTTTTCCCTGGTGGAACACGTTCACGAAGTGGTAATATTGAATCCAAAGTTAAACTTGGATTGCTTAGTACTGCCATAGAAGCGCAACGGTCCAACTATCAGAAAGGGAATGATGAAAACGGAAAAGTTTTTATTGTACCTGTCACCATCAATTACCATTTTGTCTTAGAAGCCCCAAGTTTAATCAAGGAGCATTTGGACTATACCGGCCAAGAAAGGTATTATAGTGAATCGGATGAATTTTCTACCTCCTACAAAATCTCTAAATTTTTGGTGAAGTTTTTTACCAAAGGGTCAGATATTTCTGTTTCTATAGGCAAAGCCATGGATATATTAGGCAATTATGTAGATTCTGAGGGAAACAGTAGGGATGCACACGGTAGAAGTATCGATTGTAAAGATTATTTTATGCTAGACGGGAAAGTAAATGTGGATTTACAGCGAGAGGAGGAGTATAGCAAAAAATTGGGTACACGAATTGTTGAAGAATTTCACAAAATAAACAGGGTCTTTAGCAGTCATATCGTGGCTTTTACCGCATTCCAATTGCTGAAAAAAGAAAACAATAAATTGGACCTTTTTAGCTTGCTTAGACTTCCGGAAGAGGACCTTTATTTACCTTATGATACCTTCAAAGAAGCTTGTTCTCGTGTTCTAGAGAGAATCATGCAACTAAGAGAAGAGGGAGCAGTGCATATGGCACCACACTTAAATAGAAGCTTGGAGGAAATCATTCAGCACGGGTTACAGAATGTAGGAATGTACCATGCAAAGCGACCCTTAAGGAAGAATGAGGAAGGGAATATAGTAACTGAAGATATAAGTTTATTGTATTATTACCATAACAGACTTGATGGATATGAATTGGAAAAAATCATCTGAAAATAAACCGGTAGGGGTTATTGGAATCGGTAGTTTCGGAACGGCAATTTCTAATTTGTTGGCTGAAAAAAACAATGTGTTGGTTTACGCCAGAGATGAGGCAGTAGTGAAAGCCATCAATGAGACACATATGGTAAAAAACAGGAAATTAGCTGAAAGTATTCGTGCGACAACAGATCCTGAGATGATCTGTGATTCATGTGATGTTATGTTTCCAATGATTCCTTCAGCTGCTTTCCGAGAAGTGATGGTAAGGTTTGCCCCTTTTCTTCACCCTTATCATTTTTTAATACATGGCACCAAAGGACTTTCACTTAGTCTTCCTGAAGGTAAAGATTTGGGAAATATCAAAAAAATCAGGCGAAAGAATATTTCGACCATGAGTGAGGTGATTCTGGAAGAGACAGTTGTGGAGAGAATAGGGTGTTTGGCAGGACCCAATTTGGCTAAAGAACTCTTGGAAAACCAGCCGGGAGCCACTGTGATTGCGAGCAGGTATAACGAAGTGATTAGAGAAGGACAGCGCCTATTGCGTTCCGATAATTTTCAAGTTTATGGGAACTCAGACATTGTGGGGGTAGAGCTGTCAGGGGTTTTAAAAAACATCATTGCGATTGCTTCAGGAGCTTTGTCCGGTTTGGGCCTAGGAGATAATGCCAAAGGACTTTTGATCTCTAGAGGAATGGTAGAATTGGTTTACCTAGGTAAGGCGATGGGAGGAAGTACTCAGTCATTTTTAGGTCTTGCAGGTGTTGGTGATTTAGTTACTACTTGTAATTCCACACTTTCGAGAAACTTTACTTTGGGTTATAGGTTGGCCAAAGGAGAAAGACTTACAGATATTGTGGCAGATATGGAGGAGGTTGCGGAAGGTGTAAATACAGTGAAGTTGATAAATTTATTCTTGGAATCCACCGATCTGAGAGCACCAATTACTGAAAATCTTCACAAGGTTTTATTTGAGGATTTGAAGGTAGAAGACGCGCTACAAAACCTTATGAAGATCCCGATCTATACGGATATAGACTTTTTTGATTAAGGTGTTTTGCTCTAATGAATTCCTATGGCTTGCGTGAAAGCCGGTGGCATATTGTGCCTATTAAAGGTTCTCAACTTAATGGTATTGAAGAGAATTGCTAAATTCTTTTAACTATATTTGTTTATTGTCAATAGGCTTTTCACTTCTTATTTATTCTCCCATCAAACCTACTAGTGGATGAATCTTCGTTTTAATGTTTGCTTATTTTTGGCCGTATTTGTTTTTGGAATCTCATGTTCGAAAAAAAAGCAAGAGGCATTCAATTTTGTGCAGTTGTGTGATACTCAGTTAGGCATGGGGGGCTATGCACATGATCTAAAAACTTTTAAACAGGCAGTTGTACAAATCAATGAGATGAATCCTGACTTTGCTGTAATATGCGGGGATCTGGTGCACAATGCAAGCGACAGTTCTTATGCTGATTTTCTAGAAATCATGGAAAGCTTTGATGTGCCGTGTCATGTGGCTCCCGGAAATCATGATGTAGGAAATGTGCCTAATGATTCTTCCTTAAGTTATTACCGAAAAACCATTGGACCGGATTATTTTAATTTTGATAACAAAGGGTATTCTTTTGTTGTGACCAATACGCAATTGTGGAAGGAAGATGTCGCCGATGAATCAAAAAAACATGATCATTGGTTTGGGGAAACATTAGGTGCCCAAAAGGCTAAAAATGCTCCGATTTTCGTGATTGGTCATTACCCCTTATTTTTGGAAGGGCCGGATGAAGAAGAAAAATACTTCAATTTGCCTCCTGCAAAACGTGCTGAGTTATTGGGTTTATTCAAAGAGAATGGAGTAGTGGCTTATTTATCCGGGCATACCCATGAATTGGTAATTAATGATTTTGAGGGGATTCAATTTGTCAGTGGTGAAACAACTAGCAAAAATTTTGACAAGCGGCCTTTCGGATTTCGAATTTGGGAGGTGTCCACAGATACCATCCAACATCATTTTGTCCCATTAACTGATGCCGATGAATAAGAATAGTTTTTCGGAATGGGATTGGTTGGGGTGCAAATATAGTAAGACCAAATAATTGCCACTAAAAGTTTTAAAACATAAGCTCATGAGCCAAACTAAATATGAACCATTTTTAACTATTGAAATCGACCATTCCTATTTTAATGGGGAGAATCAAGCACCGATTTCAATTTTACCCACTAATAATACAACTCATTTTTTTTCTCGGTATGGATTGGTGGTGAAACAAGAGCAAGGAACTATTGTTCTGTTTGCGTCATCTACCGTCCCTTTGGTAGGGTTATTTGAAAAGGTTGTCCAAGATGCGGAGATTAATTCCTTGGATTTTGAAATGAGAACGGAAGATGTTTTTTATAGGAATTATACAGATCTACCGGTAGGTTCAAATGTGTCTTCAATTTATTCAAGTGCAGGAACTTTGGATCAAATTGAACAAGAGTCCATTGAGCTTTTGCCTGAGTTTGAAGGTGCTCAGTATTTTGACGTTATAGGCATTATTCAAATCGAGGTAAAAGACCTGATTAAGATATTGGAAACTAAAAAGATTGCAAAGTTTATTTCCAAAATGGAAGCGCGTTCTACTTTTTGGCAATATAATGTTTTCAACTTGAACACTTTAAATGGATTGGCCATTGTAAGCAATTCGGGGACCAGGTTTTCCGGACCAACTGAGGTTTTATTTTCAAATGGATGGAGAGGCCTGCAATTTGCTAGTATGGAGTTGATTCCTTGTAGAGAATTTTATAGCAATTCATTCGGGTTAGTGGGAAATGGGAGTCTGATAATGAAAGGATTGCCTATTCCATCCGTGGAGACTATGGAAATCAGCATAATTGATGCAGTACCGATTGCTTATTCTTCGGTTTTTGTTTATTTGTAGGTAGCCGAAGTATTTTTTATTCGTTTACAGTTAATTTTTTCATCTTCCAATGGTTGGGGAAGTCTATTTTTCATTTTTTTCTAAGCCGAGAATGAAAGCGGCTTCTTTTGATATTCTATCCAGTGTACTTTCCTTGATATATTTACTTTGGTCGGTTTGTTGAACTTGGTCTCTTTTACAAAAATAGCTATGAATGGCCCTCCTGGGCTGGGTGCTGTGGTTAGTTGTGCCTCCATGCCAAGTATGGGAATTAAAGATAACAACAGATCCCGCCTCCGCTACAATGATTTTTTCATCGGGATGTGAATCCAGCGGGTCATTCATTACTTCTGCAGGCAAAGTGGGGTTCAGATGGGTGCCGGGAACTACCCTCGTCGCACCATTTTCTACATGAAAATCATCTAATAGCCAGATAGAATTACAAACCATAAATTCCTGGTTTTGAATTGACTCAGGCCAGTCCACATGAAGTTTTTGTAAGCCTGCGCCAGGAAGTGCAGCCCTGTAGTTGAGGGAGGAAAGTTTAAATTGCTCTCCAAGAACTAGGCTAATTGCCGCCAAAACTTTGGGATGAGTATAAAAGATATCAAAAGCGACTCCTTTATTGACTAGGTTCCCGAGTCTGCATGCTCCTGCCTCTTTAGGATGCCTTATGCTTGGAGATTCCATCAATTCAGCGCCTGCATCTTCACCCTCTTCTTCCAGAATTTCATTGATACGATTTCTTATGGCTCGTAGGCTGTTATCGTCCAATAGTTTACCTAGGTTGAGGTAACCGTTTTTCCTTAAGAAGTCTTGTTCTTCTTGGCTTAGCAAAGTAGAAGAGACGCCCATTTTTTGGAGGATATTTTTCATGGTGTTTTGGGTTTGTTTTTATGGTTGCTACAAGTAAAATTTGCCCTACTCAAGCCGTTCCAATCGCTTTAAAAGTGGGGGGTGGGAATAGTGGATAAACACATAGGCAGGGTGAGGGTCAATATCAGAAAGAGTTTTGACAGAAAGGGTTTTTAATGCGCTGGCCAATGGTAGACCACTGAAAGTGGTTTTCGCAAAATGATCAGCTTCAAATTCATTCTTTCTGCTCAAATAATTCATACCTATTCCAATTATCATGGAAATGGGTGAAAATAACATGGTAAAACCTATGATATTTAAGTGAATGGCCATTTGATTGGCTCCGAGGGCCATGCTCAATGGTTCACTGAAAATAAAAAGAGAGAGTATGTAAAGCAATAACCCAGTCTGAAGGACTCCTGCCACCATTCCGGTTTTTATATGCCCTTTTTTGTAGTGGCCAATTTCGTGAGCCAAAACAGCGACCAGTTCTTCCTGCGAATGTTGATCGATTAGGGTGTCATAAAGTACAACCTTTTTTCTTTTGCCAAAGCCTGAGAAAAAAGCATTGGCTTTTGAGGAGCGCTTACTCCCATCCATCACAAACACATTCTTTAAAGAGAAACCAACAGATTGAGCGTAACTGGTAATGGTTTCTTTCAATTCACCTTCCTCCAAAGGAGTCAATTTATTAAATAAAGGCAAGATGAGTCCGGTATAAAATAAATTGGCCAATAGCATAAATAGAGCGGCTACAATCCAGAAAATCCACCAAAAATCCTGTCCCAGTTCCAAGATTAACCACAATAAAAGTGAAAGCAAGGCCCCACCAATAATGATGGAAAGGAGGTATCCCTTTACCTTGTCTATGAAAAACGTTTTTACTGTGCTTTTATTGAAGCCAAAGTCATTTTCTATTTTGAAAGTTTGGTAGTAATCGAAAGGTAAAGATAGAAGGTCTGATCCGATAAAGATTATGGCAAAATAGGTCAAAGTAAGCACCATCGGTGATTGAAGGTATTGCCTTAACCATTCATCAAACCAACCAAATAAACCGAAAACAATCAAAAGAAAAGTTATAACAAAAGAAAAAGTGTCGGAAACCAAGCTGAAATTATACTTAGTACGTTGGTAAACTTTGCTTTCTTTTAGTTTTGCTCCATCCAAGTAACCAATTAGGTTTGCCGGAATCTCAGTAGTCTTTCTATTTACATTGAGGTAATCAATTAATTTTTCAAAGATAAAATTAAAGCTTACTATGAGAAGTATAAGGTATTTGATTGTCTCTTGATCCATGACGTAAAATTATTAAAATTTCGGACATGGCAGTATCGTATCCCTTTTTCTGGGAGCACCGGGGTTTTTTGGTGGAAAGATATAAGAAAGGCTCACTTCATGTGCTCCACCGGATTGAATACCTAATTTGGAAACTGTGTAATCAAAACTGTATCCCATGTTTAGCCCTGAGGGTAAATTAAAACCAAGCATCAAGACGATCGCATCTCTATTGCTCTGCTTTTCTACAGGCTTGTAAGGAAGTCCTCTGTACCATAATCCTAGCACAACCGGTTCTAAATAAAGATAACCACCTAGGTCTAATTGCTCAAAAGGACCTTGGCGCTTGTAATTAATGGTGGGAGTAAAATACCTTTCCCTATAAGTATGGGTAAAATCGTTGCGTGGTGCACCTCTGCCCAAAGATATCCTGTACCCGGTATGGATGGAATACTTGATAGGAAGCCGGCTAATGTTTTCGTCCAAAAAACTTTGATTGGGGCGATTGACATGATGGGTGGAAAGTCCAAACCAAAAATTGTCAGTAAAGAGCAAGCCACCAAAGGATGCGGAAAATAAACCAACAGGGTCTCCCAAACCAATAATGTCATTTCCTGGTAAAATTGGCCCAAAAGGGTCCGAAGGATTTATTTGATTGGCAAAGACCAAGTTTTCATAAAAACCAATGTCCCTGCGGATATAACTTGCCTGAAATCCCGGTTTAAAGTATAGGTTATCTCCTAGTTTGAGTTCATAGGATAAAATCCCGGAAATAGTTGTGGATTGCAAGCCGGAAACGCCTTCGGTATCATTGGTAACCAAAAATCCTACGCCTACATTGTACTCTTCCAGAAAAGCATCCCCATAGGCGGAAAAAGTAGAAAAGTTAGCATCCATTCCCGGCCATTGGTTACGGTAATTTACCCCTACTCGCGTGGCTAACTCAGCTCCTGCAAAGGCAGGGTTTAAATAAAGCGGAGCAGCATAGTACTGGCTGTATTGCGGGTCTTGGCTATAGGCGTTAAATCCAAAGGCCATTAGGACAAGAGTTAAAAAAACTGTATTTATTTGTGCCTGAAACAAAGATTTATTCGTTTATTGAATACCAAACAGTTTATAAACGTATAGCTATTACAAACTGTATGCAAAGTTGTGCCTAATTTATGAAATCTAATCATTATAAATGCATATTTAACTTATTTATTAAAGTAATACCTTTGATAGGGTGTTTGAGTTTTCCCATGGGCTCGGATGCACAAAGCTATAACAACAATGAATGGATTTTTGGATATTGTGAAGGAGGAGACAATAATTACATCTCTTTTGGTAAGGATGGAAAGGCCAATGTTGAAAGCCTTTCAGAAAGCATTACCTTTG of the Cyclobacterium marinum DSM 745 genome contains:
- the mraZ gene encoding division/cell wall cluster transcriptional repressor MraZ; this encodes MASFTGEFECKLDAKGRLVLPSKMKALLPESLGQEMMLRKGLEPCLELIPMVEVKKDHSKLASLDDTDDEVRFFKRSFFRRESPVELDATGRFVISKTMLRHAKLEKEAIVIGIGTKIEIWNPECYDEFMGKEEEKFSDLNKKFLGRSA
- a CDS encoding penicillin-binding protein, giving the protein MNIKKSILLRVRLSFLAVTLIAISIFYRIGVIQVVEGDKWAQLSEEINLQYRPVKATRGNIYGADGSLLATSLPFYRVALDPSIDKSPDWKSSVDSLSRNLAAFYKDRSANAYKRMILDARNDGKKYLILNRRQINYQEKLTMSKWPIFKKGRMGGGVIFEKIDKRYRPFKNLAGRTVGFLNEDQYGAGLEYSFNEYLQGRNGEALFQKIVGGSWKPLHDADDIKPTDGFDIVTTLDVNIQDVAESVLLKQLINKDAAFGSVIVMEVATGHIKAIANLEKNKQSHGYGEYYNYAVGEQGLTEPGSTFKLLSMMALLEEGKINLNDSVDTGNGSYKFYDRYMRDAKRGGYGMLSIREVFEKSSNVGISKLVDEHFGHQPQRFIDYIEKAKLDNPLGFQLKGEGIPYFKHPDDKNWYGTTLPWMSIGYEIKITPLQTLTLYNAVANGGRMVKPMIVQQISRGNSIEEEFETETLTRSIASNKTINTLQDLLKGVVEKGTASNISTDTYSIAGKTGTAQKLINGRYTQKYYTSFVGYFPAEKPKYSAIVVIDSPKGFNAYGGDISAPVFKEIADKIYAQDMNIQQIETKDENIVRANNEEFPYIKAGKAAELQMICNSMGISNHYAGSETWVKSSISNKSIQWVGNTVEKPLVPDVTGMTLRDALYILENKGLRVEFSGSGRVSTQSLSKGTPFKNDQIIKLSLS
- a CDS encoding polyprenyl synthetase family protein translates to MNQDLKQIQAPIATEMADFEKKFRTFMQSKVKLLDHITQYIVRRKGKQMRPMFVFLTAGVSGSISESTYRGAALIELLHTATLVHDDVVDDANYRRGFFSINALWKNKIAVLVGDYLLSRGLLLSVDNGDFDLLKIVSNAVKEMSEGELLQISKARKLDITEDVYYTIIRQKTASLIASCCAVGAATTGSSEETIEKMRLFGEKVGMAFQIKDDLFDYGEDVVGKPVGIDIKEKKMTLPLIYALQNASWVDRKKIIYKIRNKSENKGTINEIIDFVKKSGGLEYAQKIMNNYYQEALALLENFPESPFKNSLATLVTYTIERKK
- a CDS encoding FtsL-like putative cell division protein, translating into MGRNTFKKPIKSSREQKKSKFNPFAFIEQKLDMSAIVGENVPIKLVLPLLYASFLAMAYIWSNYKAENTIRKIDRLQQEVEDLRADVTTLEAEYMFASKQSEVAKKIQPLGIIEIEEPPQKLILEK
- a CDS encoding 1-acyl-sn-glycerol-3-phosphate acyltransferase, which codes for MTDDYIKHKYEPILPKKDEWPVVKLSKSRKAFIHQVVTSSVKNIKGLTGNQLQAIKEGLEVTLFRERMRIKQNSWAVDPEDEEEFWAEVKASLLAMDAEQQLDDQKKKARYYEVLTRITSRYAEEIASNFKHSHYKMTRRLVSFGFSRLLNTSRVKGFKSIFSNQYRLQDKIQIIGETDQIRDLASKGTIVMVPTHFSNLDSILIGWTISTLGLPPFIYGAGLNLFNIGIFAYFMNALGAYKVDRRKKNQIYLETLKTYSREAIQFGCHSLFFPGGTRSRSGNIESKVKLGLLSTAIEAQRSNYQKGNDENGKVFIVPVTINYHFVLEAPSLIKEHLDYTGQERYYSESDEFSTSYKISKFLVKFFTKGSDISVSIGKAMDILGNYVDSEGNSRDAHGRSIDCKDYFMLDGKVNVDLQREEEYSKKLGTRIVEEFHKINRVFSSHIVAFTAFQLLKKENNKLDLFSLLRLPEEDLYLPYDTFKEACSRVLERIMQLREEGAVHMAPHLNRSLEEIIQHGLQNVGMYHAKRPLRKNEEGNIVTEDISLLYYYHNRLDGYELEKII
- the rsmH gene encoding 16S rRNA (cytosine(1402)-N(4))-methyltransferase RsmH; this encodes MHNTAYHIPVMLEECLSGLNINPNGIYIDLTFGGGGHSRGILEKLDKGHLYGFDQDPDAEKNAPNDENFTFVMANFRDLRRYLKIYGVDKVDGILADLGVSSHQIDEPSRGFSTRFEGKLDMRMSQSGDLSAASILNTYDEQSLHKIFGIYGEIKNAKTLARAIVSARANTPFDSIPEFKDLLDKYAPRGKYAKYSAQVFQALRIEVNQEMIALEEMLEQSTKLLKKDGRLVIMSYHSLEDRLVKNIITKGKLHGELEKDFYGNPVRPLEPVSRKPIIATQEEIDTNKRARSAKLRIAKKL